A window of the Microbulbifer aggregans genome harbors these coding sequences:
- the purH gene encoding bifunctional phosphoribosylaminoimidazolecarboxamide formyltransferase/IMP cyclohydrolase, with protein MTDKVAIRRALISVSDKNGIVEFARELSAMGVEILSTGGTHRQLKEAGIPVVEVSDYTGFPEMMDGRVKTLHPKVHGGILGRRGTDDTVMSEHGITPIDMVVVNLYPFAQTVAKPDCTLPDAIENIDIGGPTMVRAAAKNHKDVAIVVNASDYTGIIDEMKTSDGALSQASRFDLAVKAFEHTAGYDGAIANYLGAIKDGEKEAFPRTFNSQFIKKLDLRYGENPHQKSAFYVEANPAEASIATAEQIQGKELSYNNIADTDAALECVKAFSDPACVIVKHANPCGVAIADTIGKAYDLAFATDTESAFGGIIAFNRELDGETAKTIVDRQFVEVIIAPSVSDEARAAVAEKKNVRLLVCGQWSDERQPALDYKRVNGGLLVQDRDDGIITASDLKVVSKRQPTEEEIRDLLFTWKVAKFVKSNAIVYGKDGRTIGVGAGQMSRVNSARIAAIKAEHAGLEVKGSVMASDAFFPFRDGIDNAAAVGISCVIQPGGSIRDEEVIAAADEHDMAMVFTGMRHFRH; from the coding sequence ATGACTGACAAGGTTGCGATTCGCCGCGCGCTGATCAGCGTTTCGGATAAAAACGGAATCGTGGAATTCGCCCGGGAGCTCTCCGCCATGGGCGTGGAAATCCTCTCCACCGGCGGCACGCACCGCCAGCTCAAGGAAGCCGGCATTCCGGTCGTGGAAGTCTCCGACTACACCGGTTTCCCCGAGATGATGGACGGGCGTGTAAAAACCCTGCACCCCAAGGTTCACGGCGGCATCCTCGGTCGCCGCGGCACTGATGACACGGTCATGTCAGAGCACGGCATTACCCCCATCGACATGGTAGTGGTGAACCTCTACCCCTTCGCCCAGACTGTGGCCAAGCCGGACTGCACCCTGCCCGACGCCATTGAGAACATCGATATCGGCGGCCCGACCATGGTCCGTGCCGCGGCGAAGAACCATAAGGACGTCGCCATCGTCGTTAATGCGTCTGACTACACCGGTATCATCGACGAGATGAAAACCAGTGATGGCGCCCTGAGCCAGGCCAGCCGCTTCGACCTGGCGGTAAAAGCCTTCGAGCACACCGCCGGCTACGACGGCGCCATCGCCAATTACCTGGGTGCGATCAAGGACGGTGAGAAGGAAGCATTCCCGCGCACCTTCAACAGCCAGTTCATCAAGAAACTGGATCTGCGCTACGGCGAGAACCCGCACCAGAAGTCCGCCTTCTACGTCGAGGCCAATCCCGCCGAAGCCAGCATCGCCACCGCCGAGCAAATCCAAGGCAAGGAACTCTCCTACAACAACATCGCCGACACCGATGCGGCGCTGGAGTGCGTCAAGGCCTTCAGCGATCCAGCGTGTGTGATCGTGAAGCACGCCAACCCCTGTGGTGTGGCCATCGCCGATACGATCGGTAAGGCCTACGACCTGGCCTTCGCCACCGATACCGAATCCGCTTTTGGCGGCATCATTGCCTTCAACCGCGAGCTGGACGGCGAGACTGCCAAGACCATCGTCGATCGCCAGTTCGTCGAGGTGATCATCGCCCCTTCGGTATCCGATGAGGCCCGCGCTGCCGTCGCTGAGAAGAAAAATGTACGCCTGCTGGTCTGCGGCCAGTGGAGCGATGAGCGCCAACCGGCCCTGGACTACAAGCGCGTCAACGGCGGCCTGCTGGTGCAGGATCGCGATGACGGCATCATCACCGCCTCAGATCTGAAGGTCGTGAGCAAGCGCCAGCCGACCGAGGAAGAAATCCGCGATCTGCTGTTCACCTGGAAAGTGGCCAAGTTCGTGAAATCGAACGCCATCGTCTACGGCAAGGACGGTCGCACCATCGGCGTGGGCGCGGGCCAGATGAGCCGCGTGAACTCAGCCCGTATCGCGGCCATCAAAGCCGAACACGCCGGCCTCGAGGTGAAGGGTTCCGTGATGGCTTCCGACGCCTTTTTCCCTTTCCGTGACGGCATCGACAACGCCGCTGCCGTGGGTATCAGCTGCGTGATCCAGCCCGGCGGCTCCATCCGCGACGAGGAAGTCATCGCCGCGGCCGACGAGCACGACATGGCCATGGTCTTCACCGGCATGCGGCATTTCCGCCACTGA
- the fis gene encoding DNA-binding transcriptional regulator Fis, whose amino-acid sequence MNNEALIPDANSEEASTGGQTQLAQPQQQSLRDAVEQAMENYFRHLDGQMVTDVYDMVLSEIEAPMLEVVMKYTRHNQTRAAQLLGLNRGTLRKKLKRYGLL is encoded by the coding sequence ATGAATAACGAAGCACTGATTCCGGACGCCAACAGCGAAGAGGCGTCTACCGGGGGACAGACTCAACTGGCACAGCCTCAGCAGCAGTCGCTGCGCGATGCGGTTGAGCAGGCGATGGAAAATTACTTTCGCCACCTGGATGGCCAGATGGTGACTGATGTTTACGACATGGTTCTGTCTGAAATCGAAGCGCCCATGCTGGAAGTGGTGATGAAATACACCCGCCACAACCAGACGCGCGCTGCGCAGCTGCTCGGTCTGAACCGCGGCACCCTGCGCAAGAAGCTGAAGCGCTACGGGCTGCTGTAA
- the dusB gene encoding tRNA dihydrouridine synthase DusB, translating to MSSNIAIGPYAIGNPVILAPMAGVTDRPFRQLCRKLGAGLVVSEMVTSDTRLWNSRKSRFRLDHSGETAPISVQIAGGDPEMMANAAQENVRRGAQIIDINMGCPAKKVCKKAAGSALLRDEKLVADILEAVVQSVSVPVTLKIRTGWCPESKNGVTVARMAEDIGISALAVHGRTRACGYHGQAEFDTIADIVSRVKIPVFANGDITGPERAREVLDYTGAAAVMIGRAAQGRPWIFREIAHYLATGERLPEPSLEEVRDILLAHLGELHRFYGEVMGVRIARKHVGWYLKTLAGSESFRKTFLQLDCAEAQHASVHTWFERRINRGAKAA from the coding sequence GTGTCCAGCAACATTGCCATCGGCCCCTATGCTATCGGCAACCCGGTAATCCTGGCCCCCATGGCCGGCGTTACAGACCGCCCCTTTCGGCAGCTGTGCCGGAAACTTGGCGCCGGGCTGGTGGTGTCGGAGATGGTGACTTCGGATACCCGCCTGTGGAACAGCCGCAAGTCTCGGTTTCGACTGGACCACAGCGGAGAAACTGCGCCCATTTCGGTGCAGATCGCCGGTGGCGACCCGGAGATGATGGCAAACGCAGCGCAGGAAAACGTGCGCCGCGGCGCCCAGATTATCGACATCAACATGGGCTGCCCGGCAAAGAAGGTTTGCAAGAAAGCGGCGGGCTCGGCCCTGCTGCGGGACGAAAAATTGGTCGCGGATATTCTGGAAGCCGTGGTCCAATCCGTCTCAGTACCAGTGACGCTGAAAATCCGCACCGGCTGGTGTCCGGAAAGCAAAAACGGCGTCACGGTGGCCAGAATGGCGGAGGACATCGGAATCTCAGCACTGGCGGTACACGGGCGCACACGGGCCTGTGGCTACCACGGTCAGGCTGAATTCGATACCATTGCCGACATCGTATCCAGGGTGAAGATTCCAGTTTTCGCCAATGGTGACATCACCGGACCAGAACGGGCGCGAGAAGTGCTCGACTATACCGGTGCCGCTGCAGTCATGATCGGCCGTGCAGCACAGGGACGGCCATGGATCTTTCGGGAGATAGCCCACTACCTCGCCACCGGCGAGCGGCTGCCCGAACCCTCACTGGAAGAAGTCAGGGATATTTTGCTCGCCCACTTGGGCGAATTGCACCGTTTCTACGGTGAAGTGATGGGGGTCCGTATCGCCCGGAAGCACGTCGGGTGGTACCTGAAGACACTCGCGGGGAGCGAGTCCTTTCGCAAGACCTTTCTCCAATTGGATTGCGCAGAAGCACAACATGCCAGCGTTCATACCTGGTTTGAACGCCGAATAAATAGAGGGGCAAAAGCGGCATGA
- a CDS encoding DUF3426 domain-containing protein, whose product MSQLVTRCPHCSTSFHVNEEQLRAARGAVRCGSCLQVFRADENIVFSESSPGAQKDLEALLEDDDFLIHDDIELDGEDDEPTPPTMPTEPEPGETEENDGPLIADAFGDAHWREFSHAPADDRQKTEDSEDDDPGFLLSDDDERDDPWGEPLDDLPRTRQARGPHHKPAERDPFSERLHEIESHAEATARGSESESEAIHARPQREQLISSIEPAPLEVRWQPERDRRVPSWLWWLLALLLAATLLAQLAFFRFDTLSKREPWRALYSQLCPQLGCELPELVDTGAIRTSNLVVRSHSELEGALVVDAVLLNTADFDQPFPALLLTFSDLKDRPVASRIFSPRDYLQGELAGRKQMPTGSPVHIGLEIVDPGPEAVNYQLQIAPSEQ is encoded by the coding sequence ATGTCGCAACTGGTTACCCGCTGCCCCCACTGCAGCACCTCTTTTCACGTCAATGAAGAACAGCTGCGTGCAGCCCGCGGCGCCGTTCGCTGCGGCTCCTGCCTGCAGGTATTCCGCGCGGATGAAAATATCGTTTTCAGCGAGAGCAGCCCCGGAGCCCAGAAGGACCTGGAGGCACTGCTCGAGGACGACGACTTCCTGATCCACGACGACATCGAACTGGACGGTGAGGACGACGAGCCAACGCCCCCCACCATGCCCACCGAGCCAGAACCCGGCGAAACAGAGGAGAACGACGGACCACTGATCGCCGACGCCTTCGGTGACGCCCATTGGCGGGAGTTCTCCCACGCGCCCGCGGACGATCGGCAGAAAACCGAGGACAGTGAGGACGATGACCCGGGCTTCCTGTTGTCCGATGATGATGAGAGGGACGACCCCTGGGGCGAGCCCCTCGATGATTTACCGCGCACCCGGCAGGCTCGCGGCCCCCATCACAAGCCTGCGGAGCGAGATCCTTTCTCGGAGCGCCTGCACGAGATCGAATCCCATGCCGAGGCCACTGCGCGTGGATCGGAGAGCGAATCTGAAGCCATTCACGCGAGACCGCAGCGGGAACAACTGATTTCCTCCATTGAGCCGGCACCCCTGGAGGTGCGCTGGCAGCCGGAGCGGGACCGCCGCGTCCCGAGCTGGCTCTGGTGGCTGCTGGCCCTGCTGTTGGCTGCCACGCTGCTGGCCCAGCTGGCCTTCTTCCGCTTCGATACCCTGAGCAAGCGGGAGCCCTGGCGGGCGCTTTACAGCCAGCTGTGCCCGCAACTCGGCTGCGAGCTTCCCGAACTGGTGGATACCGGGGCAATCCGCACATCCAACCTGGTGGTCCGCAGCCATTCTGAGCTCGAGGGTGCGCTGGTGGTGGATGCCGTACTTCTCAACACCGCGGATTTCGACCAGCCCTTCCCGGCCCTGCTACTCACATTCAGCGACCTCAAGGACCGCCCCGTGGCGAGCCGCATATTCAGCCCGCGAGATTACCTCCAGGGAGAACTGGCCGGTCGCAAGCAGATGCCGACTGGAAGCCCCGTCCATATCGGGCTGGAGATCGTGGATCCGGGCCCGGAAGCAGTCAACTACCAGCTGCAGATTGCGCCGTCGGAACAGTGA
- the prmA gene encoding 50S ribosomal protein L11 methyltransferase, with the protein MPWLQLRVDTDREQAERIEDALLFAGAVSVTLQDNADQPILEPGLGEVPLWDQTRVTGLFDAEVDTAVTEAKAASFLCELLPNARWEQLEDKDWEREWMSHYKPIQCGEQLWICPSWCEPPQPDAVNLMLDPGLAFGTGTHPTTFLCLQWLSREPVEGKSAIDFGCGSGILGIAALLLGASAARGTDIDPQALLASRENAARNGVAPERFPVYLPEQMPDEPADIMLANILAGPLVELAPHLLALTRVGGRLCLSGVLASQADQVRAAYEKQVEFDPVACKDDWVCLSGTRVR; encoded by the coding sequence ATGCCCTGGTTGCAACTGCGTGTAGACACCGACCGCGAACAGGCGGAACGCATCGAAGATGCCCTGCTCTTTGCCGGCGCCGTGTCTGTCACCCTACAGGACAATGCCGACCAGCCCATTCTGGAACCCGGGCTCGGTGAAGTACCGCTGTGGGACCAGACCCGGGTCACGGGGCTGTTCGATGCCGAAGTAGATACCGCCGTCACCGAAGCCAAGGCCGCGTCCTTCCTGTGCGAACTGCTGCCCAATGCGCGCTGGGAGCAACTGGAGGATAAGGACTGGGAGCGGGAGTGGATGTCCCACTACAAGCCGATCCAGTGCGGGGAGCAGCTGTGGATCTGCCCCAGCTGGTGCGAACCGCCGCAACCGGACGCGGTGAACCTGATGCTGGACCCCGGACTGGCCTTTGGCACCGGCACCCACCCGACGACGTTCCTCTGCCTGCAGTGGCTCTCCCGGGAGCCCGTTGAGGGCAAGAGCGCGATCGACTTCGGCTGCGGCTCGGGCATCCTCGGTATTGCCGCCCTGCTGCTCGGAGCCAGCGCGGCGCGAGGAACGGATATCGACCCCCAGGCGCTGCTGGCAAGCCGCGAAAATGCCGCCCGTAACGGCGTCGCTCCGGAGCGCTTCCCGGTCTACCTGCCGGAACAGATGCCCGACGAGCCCGCGGACATCATGCTGGCAAACATTCTCGCCGGCCCACTGGTTGAACTGGCGCCACACCTGTTGGCCCTTACCCGGGTCGGCGGACGCCTCTGTCTGTCCGGTGTTCTGGCCTCCCAGGCAGATCAGGTGCGGGCAGCCTATGAAAAGCAGGTAGAGTTTGATCCGGTTGCCTGCAAAGATGACTGGGTCTGCCTGTCCGGTACCCGGGTGCGCTAG